Proteins found in one Halobaculum sp. MBLA0147 genomic segment:
- the citZ gene encoding citrate synthase gives MSDELKRGLEGVLVAESSLSYIDGSEGNLVYRGYTIEDLAAEASYEETLYLLWHGELPTSEELATFADAMAAERSLPDDVLEAVTTLGRRGGDPMAALQTTVSMLSAYDADADADPTDADANVRKGRRITAKLPTALAAFARARDGEDPVAPREDLSHAANFLYMLNGEEPDEVTADVFDQALVLHADHGLNASTFGGMVTASTLADLHAAVTSGIGALSGSLHGGANANVMRMLQEIDAAEQDPVEWVEQALADGRRVAGFGHRVYDVKDPRAKILGAQSEDLGEAAGDTKWYEMSVAIEEYMAEEKGLAPNVDFYSASTYYQMGIPVDIYTPIFALSRVGGWIAHVLEQYDDNRLIRPRARYVGETDREWVPIDER, from the coding sequence ATGTCCGACGAACTGAAGCGAGGGCTGGAGGGTGTGTTGGTGGCGGAGTCGAGTCTGAGCTACATCGACGGGAGCGAGGGGAATCTCGTCTACCGCGGCTACACCATCGAGGACCTCGCCGCGGAGGCCTCCTACGAAGAGACGCTGTACCTCCTGTGGCACGGTGAACTGCCGACGAGCGAGGAGTTAGCGACGTTCGCAGACGCGATGGCCGCCGAGCGGTCGCTGCCCGACGACGTGCTGGAGGCGGTGACGACGCTGGGTCGACGTGGCGGGGACCCGATGGCGGCGTTGCAGACGACGGTGTCGATGCTGTCGGCGTACGACGCGGACGCCGACGCGGACCCGACCGACGCCGACGCGAACGTCCGGAAGGGACGCCGGATCACGGCGAAACTGCCGACGGCGTTGGCGGCGTTCGCCCGCGCTCGCGACGGCGAGGACCCGGTCGCTCCGCGGGAGGATCTGAGTCACGCCGCCAACTTCCTCTACATGTTGAACGGCGAGGAGCCGGACGAGGTGACGGCGGACGTGTTCGACCAGGCGCTCGTGCTCCACGCCGACCACGGACTCAACGCCTCCACCTTCGGCGGGATGGTGACCGCCTCCACGCTGGCGGACCTCCACGCCGCGGTCACCTCCGGGATCGGCGCACTCTCGGGGAGTCTCCACGGCGGCGCGAACGCGAACGTGATGCGGATGCTCCAGGAGATCGACGCCGCCGAGCAGGACCCCGTCGAGTGGGTCGAGCAGGCGCTGGCAGACGGCCGACGTGTCGCCGGCTTCGGCCACCGCGTGTACGACGTGAAGGACCCGCGAGCGAAGATCCTCGGCGCACAGTCGGAGGACCTCGGCGAGGCGGCCGGCGACACGAAGTGGTACGAGATGAGCGTCGCCATCGAGGAGTACATGGCCGAGGAGAAGGGACTCGCTCCGAACGTGGACTTCTACTCCGCGTCGACGTACTACCAGATGGGCATCCCGGTCGACATCTACACGCCCATCTTCGCACTCTCGCGAGTCGGCGGCTGGATCGCCCACGTGCTGGAGCAGTACGACGACAACCGGCTGATCCGTCCGCGTGCCCGCTACGTCGGCGAGACGGACCGCGAGTGGGTGCCGATCGACGAGCGGTAG
- a CDS encoding nucleotidyltransferase domain-containing protein: MDETGSEADVLTALGETLRDVETVEFAVVFGSQVSGDATDASDLDLAVKFADNLSANERFHERCRLAGALQRDDRPFVDVSDVEALPLEVAHDAVSGRLVCGDRRAFEAFEREIEARFADEREDLRTRRQRVIDRIAEEGLRG; encoded by the coding sequence ATGGACGAGACCGGGAGTGAGGCGGACGTTCTCACCGCGCTGGGCGAGACGCTCCGCGACGTCGAGACGGTCGAGTTCGCGGTGGTGTTCGGCTCGCAGGTCTCTGGCGACGCGACAGACGCGTCGGACCTCGATCTCGCGGTCAAGTTCGCCGACAATCTCTCGGCGAACGAGCGGTTCCACGAGCGGTGTCGTCTCGCGGGTGCCCTCCAGCGCGACGACCGCCCGTTCGTCGACGTCTCCGACGTCGAGGCACTGCCACTGGAGGTGGCACACGACGCCGTCTCGGGACGACTCGTCTGTGGCGACAGACGGGCCTTCGAGGCGTTCGAACGCGAGATCGAGGCCCGGTTCGCCGACGAACGTGAGGACCTCCGGACACGCCGGCAGCGTGTGATCGACCGGATCGCCGAGGAGGGACTCCGTGGCTGA
- a CDS encoding DUF2298 domain-containing protein, which produces MEYGLVLVWLTALAVLAALATPLAARLFSRWPTAGLGFTLPVALLALGVTAFWVGRVAYGYPSLLAGLVVLAAVSGLVGLDRDRVRDRLATAGGGQDGSVGPRALLAAVAAGLPVDGSRLRRTALSEVVAVFLLSFGFMTAVRAADPAVYALAGEKFLDFGLLQALARADTLPPEDFWFAGEGVRYYYGGHLVSHLLGLLTGTAPRYVYNLAMATFFATYVTAAFDLAGAVAAARGYGRRGAAWAAAFVVGLAGNAVTGSRLAVRALPESVQSAVLGVFQPYTDTNLAQSVGTELGPFNRYWQSSRVIDGTINEFPLFGFLNGDLHAHMMGPTFLLLAAALAFALYRTGAEETTRRRVLLFCGVPVVGAFQAVVHTWAFPTVFGLAWLGLALSPTPPRTLLPTAVRAPLDRLLGARGSETETGVAADGGGGDGQTTASSATAASGATAASGATTASGENATRSTTGTAGFESLRSELARPVVAAALVGGAGVLAALLAAPFLLAATGSGSEREVALWAAGKRSGLGALLLVHWVFVVPFVGYLFDRLGDERPGELVLAGVVLALVGGWLSLPALVLIGPLLLGGWIAGRVGRGGFETALLVGGAGLVLLVEVVYLKEQAGPGRMNTVFKTYSQVWAIWAPAAGVALAALVRRVETPQVWPSAGVRRAVAVVVVVLALGAVAGYPAQTVPDHFTVGDPEREPSRAISFDYPTEPTLDATAHVARFRPGVAVGLEYFADVPGTPVLLSAPGTSWYPGRGFGNPPGAYSWQSNPVASLSGVPTVAGWNHEVGYRGLTTYRSRVRDVDAAYTDRTAAVATIRAYDVSYVWVGPPERRRYGTDLVAFDSISGIERVVAEEGVVLYRVDRSELPDTDG; this is translated from the coding sequence ATGGAGTACGGGCTCGTTCTCGTGTGGCTGACCGCGCTGGCGGTGCTGGCGGCGCTGGCGACACCGCTGGCGGCGCGGTTGTTCTCCCGGTGGCCGACGGCCGGTCTCGGCTTCACACTGCCGGTCGCACTGCTCGCGCTCGGCGTGACGGCGTTCTGGGTCGGCCGTGTCGCCTACGGCTACCCGTCGCTGCTCGCCGGACTGGTCGTCCTCGCGGCGGTGTCGGGACTCGTCGGGCTCGACCGCGACCGGGTGCGTGATCGACTGGCGACCGCCGGTGGCGGCCAGGACGGCTCGGTCGGGCCGCGAGCACTCCTCGCGGCGGTCGCGGCCGGGCTCCCGGTCGACGGGTCGCGGCTCCGGCGGACGGCACTGTCCGAGGTCGTCGCCGTGTTCCTGTTGTCGTTCGGGTTCATGACGGCCGTCCGGGCGGCGGACCCGGCGGTGTACGCGCTGGCCGGCGAGAAGTTCCTCGACTTCGGGCTGTTGCAGGCGCTGGCCCGCGCGGACACGCTCCCGCCGGAGGACTTCTGGTTCGCCGGCGAGGGAGTGCGGTACTACTACGGTGGCCACCTCGTGAGTCACCTGCTGGGACTGCTCACCGGCACCGCGCCGCGGTACGTGTACAACCTCGCGATGGCGACGTTCTTCGCGACGTACGTCACCGCCGCCTTCGACCTCGCGGGTGCCGTCGCGGCCGCACGTGGCTACGGCCGCCGCGGTGCCGCGTGGGCCGCCGCGTTCGTCGTCGGCCTCGCGGGCAACGCCGTCACCGGGAGTCGACTCGCGGTCCGAGCACTCCCCGAGTCGGTGCAGTCGGCGGTGCTCGGCGTGTTCCAGCCGTACACCGACACGAACCTCGCGCAGTCCGTCGGGACGGAACTCGGCCCGTTCAATCGGTACTGGCAGTCCAGTCGCGTGATCGACGGGACGATCAACGAGTTCCCGCTGTTCGGGTTCCTCAACGGCGACCTCCACGCCCACATGATGGGGCCGACGTTCCTCCTGCTCGCGGCGGCGCTGGCGTTCGCGCTGTACCGGACGGGCGCCGAGGAGACGACCCGTCGGCGCGTGCTGTTGTTCTGTGGCGTGCCGGTCGTCGGCGCGTTCCAGGCGGTCGTCCACACGTGGGCGTTCCCGACCGTGTTCGGGCTCGCGTGGCTCGGGCTCGCGCTGTCGCCGACGCCACCGCGGACGCTGTTGCCCACCGCGGTGCGGGCGCCGCTGGATCGACTGCTCGGGGCACGCGGCTCCGAGACGGAGACCGGCGTCGCCGCAGACGGCGGCGGTGGTGACGGACAGACGACTGCGTCGAGTGCGACCGCGGCGTCGGGCGCGACCGCGGCGTCGGGCGCGACCACGGCGTCGGGGGAGAACGCGACGCGTTCGACGACCGGCACGGCGGGGTTCGAGTCGCTGCGCTCGGAGCTGGCGCGGCCGGTCGTCGCGGCCGCACTGGTGGGTGGCGCGGGGGTGCTCGCGGCGCTACTCGCGGCGCCGTTCCTGCTGGCGGCGACCGGCTCCGGGAGCGAACGTGAGGTGGCGCTGTGGGCGGCCGGGAAGCGGAGCGGTCTCGGCGCCTTGCTGCTCGTCCACTGGGTGTTCGTCGTCCCGTTCGTCGGGTACCTGTTCGACCGGCTGGGCGACGAGCGGCCCGGAGAACTGGTGCTCGCGGGTGTCGTACTCGCGCTCGTCGGCGGGTGGCTCTCGCTCCCGGCGCTCGTCTTGATCGGCCCACTCCTCCTGGGCGGGTGGATCGCGGGGCGGGTCGGTCGCGGCGGGTTCGAGACGGCGCTGCTCGTCGGTGGTGCGGGACTCGTGCTCCTCGTCGAGGTGGTGTACCTGAAGGAACAGGCCGGTCCCGGTCGGATGAACACGGTGTTCAAGACGTACTCGCAGGTGTGGGCGATCTGGGCGCCAGCCGCGGGCGTCGCGCTCGCGGCGCTCGTGCGGCGCGTGGAGACGCCACAGGTGTGGCCCAGCGCCGGCGTGCGACGGGCGGTGGCGGTCGTGGTCGTCGTCCTCGCACTCGGTGCCGTCGCGGGTTACCCGGCACAGACCGTGCCCGACCACTTCACCGTCGGCGACCCCGAGCGCGAGCCGTCGCGTGCGATCTCGTTCGACTACCCGACGGAACCGACGCTGGACGCGACCGCACACGTCGCTCGCTTCCGTCCCGGCGTGGCGGTCGGGCTGGAGTACTTCGCGGACGTGCCCGGGACGCCGGTCCTGTTGTCCGCGCCCGGCACGTCGTGGTACCCCGGCCGCGGCTTCGGGAACCCACCGGGGGCGTACAGTTGGCAGTCCAACCCCGTCGCGAGTCTCTCGGGGGTGCCGACGGTCGCCGGCTGGAACCACGAGGTCGGCTACCGTGGGCTGACGACGTACCGCTCGCGGGTCCGCGACGTGGACGCCGCGTACACGGACCGCACTGCGGCAGTGGCGACGATCCGCGCGTACGACGTGTCGTACGTCTGGGTCGGGCCGCCCGAACGGCGGCGCTACGGGACCGACCTGGTCGCGTTCGACTCGATCTCGGGAATCGAACGGGTCGTCGCCGAGGAGGGCGTCGTGCTCTACCGCGTCGACCGGAGCGAACTCCCCGACACCGACGGGTGA
- a CDS encoding HAH_0734 family protein: MRKLIVRGNPGIRRDAVVEYDGEELHVFSIQVQGEFHGPEEPQLWCTVGSEDEREAFEKRQFVPHWLDVESVDAEALTVLKAGSELNV, translated from the coding sequence ATGCGAAAGCTGATCGTCCGCGGCAACCCGGGGATCAGGCGCGACGCCGTCGTGGAGTACGACGGCGAGGAGCTCCACGTCTTCTCCATCCAGGTCCAAGGCGAGTTCCACGGCCCCGAGGAGCCGCAGTTGTGGTGTACCGTCGGCTCCGAGGACGAGCGCGAGGCCTTCGAGAAACGACAGTTCGTCCCCCACTGGCTCGACGTCGAGAGCGTCGACGCCGAGGCGCTCACCGTCCTGAAGGCGGGCAGCGAACTGAACGTCTGA
- a CDS encoding P-loop NTPase, with the protein MVEVFAVASGKGGTGKTTSTLALGMALAREYDVTVVDADTGMANLLFHAGLTDAETTLHDLLLADTDGAVSAATYERHGMTVVPCGTSLAAFEAADPDRLRHVVAALAGDCDVLLLDSPATLAARSAVLPVVLADRVVVVLQPTIPSVSDGLKVGEYARSYGTETAGVVFNKVHGDLGRVADRVERQFGAGTLATVPDSDVVRAARDAGEPLLTHAPESRAASAFREAAATLDPEPRRPGRVADRFRDVVPAGP; encoded by the coding sequence ATGGTCGAGGTGTTCGCGGTCGCCAGCGGGAAGGGTGGGACGGGGAAGACGACGAGCACGCTGGCACTGGGGATGGCGCTGGCCCGCGAGTACGACGTGACGGTCGTCGACGCGGACACGGGGATGGCGAACCTCCTGTTCCACGCGGGGCTGACCGACGCCGAGACGACGCTCCACGACCTCCTCCTTGCGGACACCGACGGGGCCGTGTCGGCGGCGACCTACGAGCGTCACGGGATGACCGTGGTGCCGTGCGGGACGAGTCTGGCCGCGTTCGAGGCCGCCGACCCCGACCGCCTCCGGCACGTCGTCGCCGCGTTGGCGGGCGACTGTGACGTGTTGTTACTCGACTCCCCGGCCACCCTGGCCGCTCGCTCTGCGGTGCTCCCGGTAGTGCTCGCGGATCGCGTGGTCGTGGTGTTGCAGCCGACCATCCCCTCGGTGTCGGACGGGCTCAAGGTCGGTGAGTACGCGCGGTCGTACGGGACCGAGACCGCCGGTGTCGTGTTCAACAAGGTCCACGGCGACCTCGGGCGCGTCGCGGACCGCGTCGAACGGCAGTTCGGTGCCGGAACGCTGGCGACGGTACCGGACAGCGACGTGGTCCGTGCGGCCCGCGACGCGGGCGAGCCGCTGTTGACACACGCTCCCGAGTCGCGGGCAGCGAGTGCGTTCCGCGAGGCGGCGGCGACGCTGGACCCCGAGCCGAGACGGCCGGGCCGCGTCGCGGACCGGTTCCGGGACGTGGTGCCGGCGGGGCCGTGA
- a CDS encoding AI-2E family transporter has product MVEPTAEGLGIDRRRAVWWVVGGALALVVGLVVRAFVGTFVFGLFVYYAIRPIDRRFRPYADSRVEATTATMVVAALPLLVVLVYGGTLLVDELLATLGTETAQMVLARFVDNPTAVTAVADDPSQVASQIDGVVRLGRRVSSVLGPIGFVGGALLRLSLALALTFFLLQDGHRVEEWFRSEVAAGDSTAYVFLRGIDADLETVYFGNVLTVVGVTVASVVGYNAYNLLAPAAVSLPVPTLLGVATGLATFVPLVVGKLVYLPATALLVWNAVQADAWLGYPIAFLVGAFVFLDIVPQTLLRPLISGRSLHSGLVLFGYVLGTSYFGWYGLFLGPLLVVAGVQFLKHVLPDLATGDAFVPETDEGVEIGTDPLEDGGLPAEYTDETEHGTVGTTDGDDDTGRGDGGTSSSDAASGTDGTDAGDPSGVD; this is encoded by the coding sequence ATGGTCGAGCCGACGGCGGAGGGGCTGGGGATCGACCGCCGACGTGCCGTGTGGTGGGTCGTCGGCGGCGCGCTGGCGCTGGTGGTCGGGCTGGTGGTCCGCGCGTTCGTCGGCACGTTCGTCTTCGGGCTGTTCGTCTACTACGCGATCAGACCGATCGACCGGCGGTTCCGTCCGTACGCCGACAGTCGCGTCGAGGCGACGACAGCGACGATGGTGGTGGCGGCGCTCCCGCTGCTGGTGGTGTTGGTGTACGGCGGGACGCTGCTGGTCGACGAACTGCTGGCGACGCTCGGCACGGAGACGGCACAGATGGTGTTGGCACGGTTCGTCGACAACCCGACCGCGGTGACGGCGGTGGCCGACGACCCGTCGCAGGTCGCCTCACAGATCGACGGCGTGGTTCGACTGGGCCGGCGCGTCTCGTCGGTGCTCGGACCCATCGGCTTCGTCGGCGGCGCGCTCTTGCGACTGTCGTTGGCGCTGGCGCTGACGTTCTTCCTGTTGCAGGACGGCCACCGCGTCGAGGAGTGGTTCCGGTCGGAGGTCGCAGCCGGCGACTCGACGGCGTACGTCTTCCTGCGTGGGATCGACGCGGATCTCGAGACGGTGTACTTCGGGAACGTCCTCACCGTCGTCGGGGTCACCGTCGCCTCCGTCGTCGGCTACAACGCCTACAACCTCCTCGCTCCGGCGGCCGTGTCGCTGCCCGTTCCGACGCTGTTGGGCGTCGCCACCGGGTTGGCGACGTTCGTCCCACTGGTCGTCGGGAAGTTGGTGTACCTCCCGGCGACGGCGCTGTTGGTGTGGAACGCGGTGCAGGCGGACGCGTGGCTCGGCTACCCGATCGCCTTCCTCGTTGGTGCGTTCGTCTTCCTCGACATCGTCCCGCAGACGCTGTTGCGGCCACTGATCTCCGGCCGGTCGCTCCACTCCGGGTTGGTGTTGTTCGGCTACGTGTTGGGAACCTCCTACTTCGGCTGGTACGGGCTGTTCCTCGGCCCGCTGCTCGTGGTGGCGGGCGTCCAGTTCCTGAAACACGTGCTGCCGGACCTCGCGACCGGCGACGCCTTCGTCCCCGAGACCGATGAGGGTGTCGAGATCGGCACCGACCCCCTCGAAGACGGCGGCCTCCCGGCGGAGTACACAGACGAGACCGAACACGGCACTGTCGGGACGACCGACGGCGACGACGACACCGGTCGGGGTGACGGAGGCACGAGTTCGAGCGACGCGGCGAGTGGGACGGACGGGACGGACGCCGGCGACCCGAGTGGCGTCGACTGA
- a CDS encoding cupin domain-containing protein, whose amino-acid sequence MEKITLDAGFDSFDEQWAPRLAATPNDHEVKLARIEGAFVWHSHPDSDELFLVHEGTVTVELRGHDDVTLSAGELFVVPAGVEHRPVADEEAKILLFEAEDTRNTGDTGGERTQTGTPTLAVGAEGGGASDTE is encoded by the coding sequence GTGGAGAAGATCACACTCGACGCGGGGTTCGACTCGTTCGACGAACAGTGGGCCCCGCGGCTGGCGGCGACGCCCAACGACCACGAGGTGAAACTCGCCCGGATCGAGGGGGCGTTCGTCTGGCACAGCCACCCGGACAGCGACGAACTGTTCCTCGTCCACGAGGGGACGGTGACCGTCGAGCTACGCGGCCACGACGACGTGACGCTGTCCGCGGGGGAGTTGTTCGTCGTCCCGGCCGGCGTCGAACACCGCCCGGTCGCCGACGAGGAGGCGAAGATCCTGCTGTTCGAGGCCGAAGACACCCGCAACACCGGCGACACGGGGGGCGAGCGCACCCAGACGGGGACGCCGACGCTCGCCGTCGGCGCGGAGGGTGGCGGAGCATCCGACACGGAGTGA
- a CDS encoding DUF5789 family protein, producing MSDDEEEETEPAVELGDGPVVEGAPLARVASRLTWPQEQSRIVDKEGDVTIRTPDGPRELAAVLEATDETYFDTRQTFVQAVREEVGHGPVETAE from the coding sequence ATGAGCGACGACGAGGAGGAGGAGACGGAACCGGCCGTCGAACTCGGCGACGGGCCGGTCGTCGAGGGTGCACCGCTGGCACGGGTCGCGTCGCGACTCACGTGGCCACAGGAGCAGTCGCGGATCGTCGACAAGGAGGGTGACGTGACGATCCGGACCCCCGACGGCCCACGCGAGTTGGCGGCCGTCCTCGAGGCGACCGACGAGACGTACTTCGACACGCGACAGACGTTCGTCCAGGCGGTCCGCGAGGAGGTCGGCCACGGCCCCGTCGAGACGGCGGAGTGA
- a CDS encoding tRNA (guanine(26)-N(2))-dimethyltransferase (Dimethylates a single guanine residue of a number of tRNAs using S-adenosyl-L-methionine as a methyl group donor), whose protein sequence is MTEITEGGVTVRVEEARDGASAGTSDAVFYNPEMELNRDVTVAVLRAHAERRDDGTEPGRGGATGSGDPDAGDGTSGGDGGDDTNEPGDATPSVDATYFDATTASGIRATRAAAAGYTAVGADVDPDAVALARENLASYPDARVVHEDANVRMHRESFDVVDVDPYGSPVPFADAATRCARELLCVTATDTAPLCGAHFDSGRRRYETTPRNTEYHPEMGLRVLLSSLVRTGAKHDVALTPVCSHVSRHYARTYLAVDHSATAANEAVAELGHVAHCQDCLYREHEHGLLADSPETCPNCDGDRVVTAGPLWLGQVADTAFTTAVREHVTDDMGEAKRARRLLDTVASELGTPTHYDQHRLCELWGRPASAMDEFVAALREAGHEATRAHYAGTAFETTADVSEIRAATAHLD, encoded by the coding sequence GTGACCGAGATCACGGAAGGCGGCGTGACCGTCCGCGTCGAGGAGGCGCGCGACGGTGCCAGCGCCGGGACGAGCGACGCGGTGTTCTACAACCCGGAGATGGAGCTCAACCGGGACGTGACCGTCGCGGTGTTGCGCGCCCACGCCGAGCGCCGCGACGACGGGACCGAGCCCGGTCGCGGCGGTGCGACAGGCAGTGGCGATCCGGACGCCGGTGACGGGACGTCCGGCGGCGACGGCGGTGACGACACGAACGAACCGGGAGACGCCACGCCGTCCGTCGACGCGACGTACTTCGACGCCACCACGGCCTCGGGGATCAGGGCGACGCGAGCCGCGGCGGCGGGGTACACGGCCGTCGGCGCCGACGTGGACCCGGACGCCGTCGCGTTGGCGCGCGAGAACCTCGCGAGCTACCCCGACGCGCGGGTCGTCCACGAGGACGCCAACGTACGGATGCACCGGGAGTCGTTCGACGTGGTCGACGTGGACCCGTACGGCTCGCCCGTCCCGTTCGCAGACGCCGCGACGCGGTGTGCCCGCGAGTTGCTGTGTGTCACGGCCACCGACACCGCGCCGCTGTGTGGCGCGCACTTCGACAGTGGGCGCCGTCGCTACGAGACGACACCGCGCAACACGGAGTACCACCCCGAGATGGGCCTGCGCGTACTGCTGTCGTCGCTCGTCCGGACGGGGGCGAAACACGACGTGGCCCTCACGCCGGTGTGTTCGCACGTCTCCCGCCACTACGCCCGCACCTACCTCGCCGTCGACCACTCCGCGACCGCGGCCAACGAAGCTGTCGCCGAACTCGGTCACGTCGCTCACTGTCAAGACTGTCTGTACCGCGAGCACGAGCACGGCCTGCTCGCCGACAGTCCCGAGACGTGTCCCAACTGTGACGGGGACCGCGTCGTCACCGCCGGCCCGCTCTGGCTCGGCCAGGTCGCCGACACGGCGTTCACGACGGCCGTCCGCGAACACGTCACCGACGACATGGGCGAGGCGAAGCGCGCACGGCGACTGCTCGACACGGTCGCGAGCGAACTCGGGACACCGACCCACTACGACCAACACCGGCTGTGTGAACTGTGGGGGCGACCCGCGTCGGCGATGGACGAGTTCGTCGCGGCGCTCCGAGAGGCGGGCCACGAGGCCACACGCGCTCACTACGCCGGGACGGCCTTCGAGACGACCGCCGACGTGAGCGAGATCCGCGCCGCGACCGCCCACCTCGACTGA
- a CDS encoding DUF2070 family protein encodes MTASQSNLAGLSRFVFRAPSWYRSVAVALLLAAVAGVGAFERPESAQVWRGVLFVGRDAWEGVFFVGVPTVVAGIGTAWVDRYVGGKLSPDRAMLLALACEVLLVAVLAVAATVAYLTPLDQTFVFDSLVVALASVFALRLLVIVAISRSSIPVAAIPASIQTAVSALLLFVYSGTLRLVEIGGPIQRAFLNTYLSRPEEAPAELSAISPDHFLLLAATCVLYAGAVWVFLYVVDRPWRESLGVSVLDFLQGFVGHITEGSRELEDFFEQLGEEAVVPVTVLGVRRPDGTEKARWVLPMIHPGPMGEIGGGNLPLRVAEEVEGVGFPPHATAGHDFNLVTEREVDRLLDAAERADAKLSYTDRATQSVRTHSGEASVLGQAFGDDAVLVSTFAPGYADDVEYAVGLSAAAEARTSGLDDVLLADAHNSNDGLEGPDLGHVTPGSSRSFDMMGAAGEAGERLATAPRGELSVGVGHVETRWDPEDGVGPLGVRAMVTEVDGQRTAYVLIDGNNMEPGLRGELVDALDCVDDAEVLTTDTHIVNTVEAENQVGDEIDWEPLVEVVREATEAACADLEPAEAAMATEHAEVTVFGNDRTETLASHANAAVQMGGALAASVVLTSLALSALLFFVT; translated from the coding sequence ATGACGGCCTCACAGAGCAACCTCGCGGGGTTGTCGCGGTTCGTCTTCCGGGCCCCCTCGTGGTACCGCAGCGTGGCCGTCGCCCTGCTGTTGGCGGCCGTCGCGGGCGTCGGGGCCTTCGAGCGCCCGGAGTCCGCGCAGGTGTGGCGCGGCGTCCTCTTCGTCGGCCGCGACGCGTGGGAGGGCGTGTTCTTCGTCGGGGTCCCGACCGTCGTCGCCGGGATCGGGACCGCGTGGGTGGACCGGTACGTCGGGGGGAAACTGTCCCCGGACCGCGCGATGCTGCTCGCGTTGGCGTGTGAGGTGTTGCTCGTCGCGGTCCTCGCGGTCGCGGCGACGGTGGCGTACCTCACGCCGCTCGACCAGACGTTCGTCTTCGACAGTCTCGTCGTCGCGCTCGCGTCCGTCTTCGCGCTGCGACTGCTGGTGATCGTCGCCATCTCGCGGTCGTCGATCCCGGTCGCCGCGATCCCGGCGAGCATCCAGACGGCCGTCTCCGCGCTGCTGTTGTTCGTCTACAGCGGGACACTCCGCCTCGTCGAGATCGGTGGCCCGATCCAGCGGGCGTTCCTGAACACCTACCTCTCGCGCCCGGAGGAGGCGCCCGCGGAGTTGTCGGCGATCTCGCCGGACCACTTCCTGCTGTTGGCTGCGACGTGCGTGCTGTACGCCGGCGCGGTCTGGGTGTTCCTCTACGTCGTCGACCGCCCGTGGCGGGAGTCGTTGGGCGTGTCCGTGTTGGACTTCCTGCAGGGGTTCGTCGGCCACATCACCGAAGGGAGCCGCGAGTTGGAGGACTTCTTCGAGCAGTTGGGCGAGGAGGCGGTCGTCCCGGTGACCGTGTTGGGTGTCCGCCGCCCCGACGGGACGGAGAAGGCGCGGTGGGTGTTGCCGATGATCCACCCGGGGCCGATGGGCGAGATCGGCGGCGGGAACCTCCCGCTGCGTGTCGCCGAGGAGGTAGAGGGGGTCGGCTTCCCGCCACACGCCACCGCGGGCCACGACTTCAACCTCGTCACCGAGCGGGAGGTCGACCGGCTGTTGGACGCCGCCGAGCGCGCGGACGCGAAGCTGTCGTACACGGACCGCGCGACCCAGAGCGTCCGTACCCACTCTGGCGAGGCGTCGGTGCTCGGGCAGGCGTTCGGCGACGACGCGGTGTTGGTCTCGACGTTCGCGCCGGGGTACGCCGACGACGTGGAGTACGCCGTCGGGCTCTCCGCGGCGGCCGAGGCCCGCACCAGCGGTCTCGACGACGTACTGCTCGCGGACGCACACAACTCCAACGACGGGTTGGAGGGGCCGGACCTCGGTCACGTCACGCCCGGCTCCAGCCGGTCGTTCGACATGATGGGTGCCGCCGGCGAGGCGGGCGAGCGGCTCGCGACGGCACCACGCGGCGAGTTGTCGGTCGGCGTCGGTCACGTCGAGACGCGGTGGGACCCCGAGGACGGTGTCGGCCCGCTCGGAGTGCGTGCGATGGTGACCGAAGTGGACGGCCAGCGGACCGCCTACGTGTTGATCGACGGCAACAACATGGAACCGGGGCTGCGCGGCGAGTTGGTGGACGCACTCGACTGCGTCGACGACGCGGAGGTGTTGACGACGGACACCCACATCGTCAACACGGTGGAGGCGGAGAACCAGGTCGGCGACGAGATCGACTGGGAGCCGCTGGTCGAGGTGGTCCGCGAGGCGACGGAGGCGGCGTGTGCGGACCTCGAACCCGCCGAGGCCGCGATGGCGACGGAACACGCCGAGGTGACCGTCTTCGGCAACGACCGCACGGAGACGCTCGCCAGCCACGCCAACGCCGCCGTCCAGATGGGTGGGGCGCTGGCGGCCTCCGTCGTCCTCACGTCGCTGGCGCTGTCGGCGCTGTTGTTCTTCGTCACCTGA